The Cucurbita pepo subsp. pepo cultivar mu-cu-16 chromosome LG08, ASM280686v2, whole genome shotgun sequence genome contains a region encoding:
- the LOC111799750 gene encoding leucine-rich repeat extensin-like protein 2 isoform X2, with protein sequence MSNFPRFGLSRQRPSMAAPPVLPTTLPAAQLKPETQPFYKRSQSLQPAEKPTSPIASPKYGPSVTRVPSPPPPKDELSPPVSPANKYPDRLSQTSPLQSPSRSLRTSPPPPPPLALPPTHFTAVNGTTTQRGIQPEVEKKSIVYNKTVEKPVDRPSEYGSGKPHEKQKAAESINLAGHNVGAVMEIDKSSVGHRLGGETVRKNETEGGDVGRDGNEEKKKEEKKKKEKKEKKEKKVPMTAFMNSNFQSVNNSVLYDSSCSHRDPGLHLKFADAADGDGAAVDGRKSYKA encoded by the exons ATGTCAAATTTTCCTCGCTTTGGCCTCTCACGACAACGTCCTTCCATGGCGGCGCCGCCAGTTCTCCCTACCACACTGCCTGCTGCACAACTCAAGCCTGAAACTCAGCCGTTTTATAAGAGGAGCCAGAGTCTTCAACCTGCGGAGAAACCCACGTCACCCATTGCGTCGCCAAAATATGGACCTTCCGTCACACGTGTGCCCAGCCCACCGCCGCCCAAGGACGAACTATCGCCTCCGGTTTCGCCTGCAAACAAATATCCCGACAGGTTAAGCCAAACATCCCCACTTCAGTCCCCGTCAAGGTCGCTGCGAACatcgccgccgccaccgccacctCTCGCTCTGCCGCCTACCCATTTCACCGCCGTTAATGGGACCACCACTCAACGAGG AATTCAGCCCGAggtagagaagaaaagcattGTGTACAACAAGACGGTCGAGAAGCCGGTTGACCGGCCGTCGGAGTATGGCTCGGGAAAGCCACACGAAAAGCAGAAGGCAGCGGAGTCTATAAACCTCGCCGGACATAATGTCGGCGCAGTCATGGAAATAGATAAGTCGTCAGTCGGCCACCGTTTGGGCGGAGAAACCGTAAGAAAGAACGAAACAGAAGGCGGCGACGTCGGCCGGGATGGAAatgaggagaagaaaaaggaggagaagaaaaagaaggaaaagaaggaaaagaaagagaagaaagtgcCGATGACTGCATTTATGAATAGCAATTTTCAGAGTGTAAACAATTCTGTTCTGTACGACTCGTCGTGTAGCCACCGTGATCCCGGCCTGCATCTTAAGTTTGCCGATGCGGCGGACGGCGACGGAGCCGCTGTTGATGGGCGTAAGAGTTACAAG
- the LOC111800455 gene encoding serine/arginine-rich splicing factor RS31-like isoform X1 — MKPIFVGNFGYDTRQSELERAFAKYGRVDRIDMKSGFAFVYFEDERDADDAIRGLDNMPFGHDRRRLSVEWARGERGRHRDGSKSMANQRPTKTLFVINFDPIHTRVRDIERHFEPYGKVLNVRIRRNFSFVQFETQEEATKALECTHMSKILDRVVSVEYALRDDGERGDPYDDSPRRAAYGRPGDSPYRRSPSPLRRRPSPDYGPRSPAYDRYNGPRERRKSPDYARNRSPEYGRYRSRSPIRRSRT, encoded by the exons ATGAAGCCGATATTTGTTGGGAACTTTGGGTATGACACCCGGCAATCTGAGCTGGAGCGGGCATTCGCCAAATATGGGAGGGTCGATAGGATCGACATGAAATCTG gttttgcttttgtttaCTTTGAAGATGAGAGGGATGCTGATGATGCTATTCGTGGCCTTGATAACATGCCATTTGGTCATGATAGACGCAGATTGTCTGTGGAATGGGCTAGG GGTGAACGGGGTCGTCATCGTGATGGATCCAAGTCGATGGCAAATCAGAGGCCAACCAAAACCTTGTTTGTGATCAATTTCGACCCAATTCATACTAGAGTTCGTGATATTGAAAGACATTTTGAACCTTATGGGAAGGTCCTCAATGTCCGCATAAGAAGGAACTTTTCATTTGTACAATTTGAGACGCAGGAGGAGGCAACCAAAGCCCTTGAGTGTACACACATGAG CAAAATATTAGACAGGGTTGTGTCAGTTGAGTATGCTTTGAGGGATGATGGTGAGAGGGGTGACCCTTATGATGATAGCCCCCGGAGAGCAGCATATGGGCGGCCTGGGGATAGTCCTTACCGGAGGTCACCTAGTCCATTGCGCCGTCGACCAAGTCCTGACTATGGGCCTCGCAGCCCTGCTTATGACAGGTATAATGGCCCTCGTGAACGACGCAAGAGTCCTGATTATGCTCGGAATCGAAGCCCTGAATATGGTAGATATCgcag TCGTTCACCCATTCGGAGGTCAAGAACCTGA
- the LOC111799750 gene encoding leucine-rich repeat extensin-like protein 2 isoform X1, producing the protein MSNFPRFGLSRQRPSMAAPPVLPTTLPAAQLKPETQPFYKRSQSLQPAEKPTSPIASPKYGPSVTRVPSPPPPKDELSPPVSPANKYPDRLSQTSPLQSPSRSLRTSPPPPPPLALPPTHFTAVNGTTTQRGIQPEVEKKSIVYNKTVEKPVDRPSEYGSGKPHEKQKAAESINLAGHNVGAVMEIDKSSVGHRLGGETVRKNETEGGDVGRDGNEEKKKEEKKKKEKKEKKEKKVPMTAFMNSNFQSVNNSVLYDSSCSHRDPGLHLKFADAADGDGAAVDGRKSYKE; encoded by the exons ATGTCAAATTTTCCTCGCTTTGGCCTCTCACGACAACGTCCTTCCATGGCGGCGCCGCCAGTTCTCCCTACCACACTGCCTGCTGCACAACTCAAGCCTGAAACTCAGCCGTTTTATAAGAGGAGCCAGAGTCTTCAACCTGCGGAGAAACCCACGTCACCCATTGCGTCGCCAAAATATGGACCTTCCGTCACACGTGTGCCCAGCCCACCGCCGCCCAAGGACGAACTATCGCCTCCGGTTTCGCCTGCAAACAAATATCCCGACAGGTTAAGCCAAACATCCCCACTTCAGTCCCCGTCAAGGTCGCTGCGAACatcgccgccgccaccgccacctCTCGCTCTGCCGCCTACCCATTTCACCGCCGTTAATGGGACCACCACTCAACGAGG AATTCAGCCCGAggtagagaagaaaagcattGTGTACAACAAGACGGTCGAGAAGCCGGTTGACCGGCCGTCGGAGTATGGCTCGGGAAAGCCACACGAAAAGCAGAAGGCAGCGGAGTCTATAAACCTCGCCGGACATAATGTCGGCGCAGTCATGGAAATAGATAAGTCGTCAGTCGGCCACCGTTTGGGCGGAGAAACCGTAAGAAAGAACGAAACAGAAGGCGGCGACGTCGGCCGGGATGGAAatgaggagaagaaaaaggaggagaagaaaaagaaggaaaagaaggaaaagaaagagaagaaagtgcCGATGACTGCATTTATGAATAGCAATTTTCAGAGTGTAAACAATTCTGTTCTGTACGACTCGTCGTGTAGCCACCGTGATCCCGGCCTGCATCTTAAGTTTGCCGATGCGGCGGACGGCGACGGAGCCGCTGTTGATGGGCGTAAGAGTTACAAGGAATAG
- the LOC111800455 gene encoding serine/arginine-rich splicing factor RS31-like isoform X2 has protein sequence MCISPTIFSGFAFVYFEDERDADDAIRGLDNMPFGHDRRRLSVEWARGERGRHRDGSKSMANQRPTKTLFVINFDPIHTRVRDIERHFEPYGKVLNVRIRRNFSFVQFETQEEATKALECTHMSKILDRVVSVEYALRDDGERGDPYDDSPRRAAYGRPGDSPYRRSPSPLRRRPSPDYGPRSPAYDRYNGPRERRKSPDYARNRSPEYGRYRSRSPIRRSRT, from the exons ATGTGCATCAGTCCTACCATATTTTCAG gttttgcttttgtttaCTTTGAAGATGAGAGGGATGCTGATGATGCTATTCGTGGCCTTGATAACATGCCATTTGGTCATGATAGACGCAGATTGTCTGTGGAATGGGCTAGG GGTGAACGGGGTCGTCATCGTGATGGATCCAAGTCGATGGCAAATCAGAGGCCAACCAAAACCTTGTTTGTGATCAATTTCGACCCAATTCATACTAGAGTTCGTGATATTGAAAGACATTTTGAACCTTATGGGAAGGTCCTCAATGTCCGCATAAGAAGGAACTTTTCATTTGTACAATTTGAGACGCAGGAGGAGGCAACCAAAGCCCTTGAGTGTACACACATGAG CAAAATATTAGACAGGGTTGTGTCAGTTGAGTATGCTTTGAGGGATGATGGTGAGAGGGGTGACCCTTATGATGATAGCCCCCGGAGAGCAGCATATGGGCGGCCTGGGGATAGTCCTTACCGGAGGTCACCTAGTCCATTGCGCCGTCGACCAAGTCCTGACTATGGGCCTCGCAGCCCTGCTTATGACAGGTATAATGGCCCTCGTGAACGACGCAAGAGTCCTGATTATGCTCGGAATCGAAGCCCTGAATATGGTAGATATCgcag TCGTTCACCCATTCGGAGGTCAAGAACCTGA
- the LOC111801039 gene encoding ATP synthase delta chain, chloroplastic-like — translation MDTLTSSVSTLRVPSTLASSRDLIHLKNHSAHLPHRSPSRRSNSISKPPNFLSTHKTLNPLPFSSSFSSSSPRRSSSPLLHRRPAAGYAAALVDASQTTGSIHSVAKDVGRFSKVLRTKRIGGFLNDPFVGEEEKGRLVREIAAKGGFEKQVVKLTKMLIEKKRLGILNEVLSEFERIYDELCGTEVVLVSSNRKMQEEELYGIAKNVQRLSGAMKVKVRSFINGGLMA, via the coding sequence ATGGATACTCTAACAAGCTCTGTTTCAACTCTCAGAGTTCCATCCACTTTAGCTTCATCTCGCGACCTTATTCACCTCAAGAATCACTCTGCTCATCTTCCTCATCGCTCTCCTTCTCGCAGATCCAACTCAATCTCCAAACcccctaattttctctctactcacaaaaccctaaatccgCTTccgttttcttcttccttctcctcttCCTCACCGCGCCGCTCCTCTTCGCCGTTACTTCACCGTCGTCCTGCTGCTGGATATGCCGCGGCACTCGTCGATGCATCGCAAACTACCGGATCGATTCACTCGGTGGCGAAGGACGTTGGGAGATTCTCGAAGGTGTTGAGAACGAAGCGAATCGGAGGGTTTTTGAACGATCCGTTTGTAGGGGAGGAGGAGAAAGGGCGATTGGTGAGGGAAATTGCAGCGAAGGGGGGGTTTGAGAAACAGGTGGTGAAGTTGACGAAGATGTTGATTGAGAAAAAGAGATTGGGGATTCTGAATGAGGTGTTGAGCGAATTCGAGAGgatttatgatgagctttgTGGAACTGAAGTGGTTTTGGTTTCTTCCAACAGGAAGATGCAGGAAGAGGAGCTGTATGGGATTGCGAAGAATGTGCAAAGACTTAGTGGGGCTATGAAAGTGAAGGTTAGAAGCTTCATCAATGGCGGATTAATGGCGTAG
- the LOC111800945 gene encoding AAA-ATPase At2g46620-like, which yields MKLFFRLCFVIFVGICFCWLLRVLLFRTGLIFLLKKWCRDLQDCFHVYQCFRIPEFNETSQHNHLYRKVSAYLSSLNALEDSDFTNLITGKKPNDILLRLDSNQTVEDNFLGAKVFWTNQEIGSRNFVLKIRKADKRRILRPYLQHIHTLTADEIEQKKGDLKLFMNSKPNNQSDTRWTSIQFKHPSTFDSIAMETDLKEKVKSDLESFLKSKQYYHRLGRVWKRSYLLYGPSGTGKSSFVAAMANFLSYDVYNIDLFKVSDDYDFKFLLLQTTSKSIIVVEDLDRFLMEKSSASSVTALMNFMDGILTSCCAEERVMIFTVNSKEQVEPTILRPGRIDVHIHFPLCDFSAFKNLAINYLGVKDHKLFPQVEEIFHNGATLSPAEIGELMITNRNSPSRAIKSVISALQTDGERRRVGHIGQLLSDSGSRQSAAESVESSGVFKTENNHTGKEFRKLYGLLRMKSNKISQSLDSSPFYKVR from the coding sequence ATGAAGTTGTTTTTCAGGTTGTGTTTTGTAATCTTCGTTGGAATTTGTTTCTGTTGGTTGTTGAGGGTTCTGTTGTTCAGAACAGGGTTGATTTTCCTCCTCAAGAAATGGTGCAGAGATCTACAAGATTGTTTCCATGTTTATCAGTGTTTCAGAATACCAGAATTCAATGAAACTTCTCAACACAATCATCTTTACAGGAAAGTCTCTGCTTATCTTAGTTCTTTGAATGCTCTCGAGGATTCCGACTTCACCAATCTCATCACTGGAAAGAAGCCTAATGATATACTTCTCCGCCTGGATTCCAATCAGACGGTGGAGGACAATTTTTTGGGGGCCAAAGTGTTTTGGACGAATCAAGAAATTGGTAGCAGAAATTTTGTGTTGAAGATTAGAAAGGCGGATAAGCGCCGAATTCTCCGCCCTTATCTTCAGCACATTCATACCCTAACTGCCGATGAGATTGAGCAGAAGAAAGGGGATTTGAAGCTGTTTATGAATTCGAAACCTAATAATCAGTCAGATACAAGATGGACATCGATTCAATTCAAACATCCATCTACTTTCGATTCAATTGCTATGGAAACAGATCTCAAAGAAAAGGTCAAATCCGATCTCGAATCGTTTCTCAAATCCAAACAATATTACCACAGATTAGGCAGAGTTTGGAAACGAAGTTACCTTCTATACGGCCCTTCCGGGACTGGAAAATCCAGCTTCGTTGCCGCCATGGCCAATTTCCTCTCCTACGATGTTTACAATATCGACCTCTTCAAAGTCTCCGATGACTATGATTTCAAGTTTCTTCTGCTACAGACAACAAGCAAGTCAATAATCGTTGTCGAGGATCTCGATCGGTTTCTGATGGAGAAATCTTCGGCGTCGAGCGTAACGGCGCTGATGAACTTCATGGACGGAATATTGACATCGTGTTGTGCGGAAGAGAGAGTGATGATTTTCACCGTCAATAGCAAGGAACAGGTGGAACCGACTATTCTCCGACCGGGCCGAATCGACGTTCACATCCATTTTCCACTCTGCGATTTCTCCGCTTTCAAGAATCTCGCAATCAACTACTTAGGCGTCAAGGATCACAAATTGTTTCCTCAAGTCGAAGAAATTTTCCATAACGGCGCGACTTTGAGCCCTGCCGAGATCGGCGAACTGATGATCACGAACCGAAACTCGCCGAGCCGAGCAATTAAATCGGTCATCTCAGCATTACAAACCGACGGCGAGCGGCGGAGAGTCGGCCACATCGGACAACTGCTAAGCGACAGCGGGTCGAGGCAGTCCGCCGCGGAATCCGTCGAATCGAGCGGCGTATTCAAAACCGAAAACAATCACACCGGAAAAGAGTTCAGAAAATTGTACGGGCTTCTGAGGATGAAAAGCAACAAAATTTCTCAGTCGTTGGATTCATCTCCATTCTACAAAGTGAGATGA